In Conger conger chromosome 9, fConCon1.1, whole genome shotgun sequence, the genomic stretch aaggtctcagggaggggaggtgtcacagctcagacactaGGGGGAGCGCGCAGCCCCTGGCACAACGCTCAACTCCCCAGCAGACTGCTCTATGACAGGGAAAGACTCGAGGGGGCCGACCAAGGCGTTGAAgccaagggtgtgtgtgcgtgtgtctttgtgtatgtgtatgtgtgagcctcTGTACTTCGTCAACGCCCAGGCCAATCTAATCTGAGTGATGTAGTGTTTGTGTATAAGGCCAATTAGCTCATTCAGCCAGAGTAtctggtggaaacaaaaacctgcatactcaccggccccccaggactggaaccccccccccccccgatctgAAGCATATTAGGTCTCCCTAATATCTGATACCTGTTGTCCTAGGGCCTCTGTGCAATGCCTGCTCCTCCAATCGCTTATTAACCTTTCAGGTGAGTTGATCTCTATAAATTACTGTCCCAGTAAGGCTAGTTGGAAAGCAGTTTTGTGCTCTTTTTTATACGGGAGTGATAACCACATTCATAGAATGTATTCAAATGATCTGTTACCatgttttcataaaatgtaatgtgtgtttgactATGTACTGTCTGTTCCATAATATTTTCAATGACATGTTTTTGCCACAACAGTATCCATTTTGTAAGGCTTAAATCTGAATGCTGACCTGACACCCCAAGCCAATAGCCTCAATGAATGGGAcctatatcacaaagcaggattactgagtctgctggataactgcgtcagtgactgtgtgagtgactgactgactgactgtgttctgactgactgagtgactgtgtgtgtgagagagagtgagtgagtgagtgagtgagtgtgaatctTCCAGTTTACCTGAAACTAAATAATATCTCATTTCCATGGGTAATTTGCCACTTTCTGCCCCCGGCCACATGGTGCACCATGGGAAAAAGACCTGTTCTGGGCTTTACTGCAGcatagttatccagctaactcagtaatcctgcctgGTGAAAACCCCCCCCTGATCTTAGCGCTGCGACagatccagctaactcagtaatcctgcctgGTGAAACCCCCCCCCGATTTTAGCCCTGGGACAGGAGACTAAACTCATGTTCTGTCCTGCCCTCTCTCAGCCTCCGACCCCTCCAACATCGACGTGTTCTCCCAGGTGGGGCAGGAGGTCATGCTCCCCTGCCACTGCAGGTCCACCATAGATCCAGCCAAGGCCTCCAAACACCCCTACTTGTGGTGGGAGACCCCCATGGAGAGTGTCTTTGAGCTGGAGGGGCCCCTCCGTTTCGAGGCGCCCAAATACAGGGGGCGGGTAGACGTGAGGCTGCAGGGTTTCGAGGAGGAGGGCAACTGCTCCCTGCTCCTGCAGGCCGTACGCTTCTCAGATGCGGGGCTGTACGAGAGCTTCGTACAGgcaggaggcaggaggaggaggttcGTCAGGAGCGTGGAGCTCAACGTCAGGGGTAAGGCGAGAGGGGCACACACATGGGAAAGTGGCCGGGCTGGGCGCTGAGAGTTCGTGCTAAGGCGCTGACGCTTTTGCACGGGCCCGGGGTTCCAGGCATGCAttccttttggattcaaatgctcttctgtttctgttctccgTTGATGcaccttgcctggtgcatttaaGCATGCCagttagtcaaatgcagaaaagtatttgaatccaagacgaatactatttgaacccaggtgtGCTTTAGCATTCCCAGGGCAGTAACAACCTCAAGGGGGTCAGGCAGTGGCGGTTGGTGCGGAGgcggttttattttattttgggccagTTCTCTCAGACACGGATTAAGCCTAGTGTGGGAAAATTTTAATTGGCTCACAAAATATTGCtcatatggcattaactgtgtaatttgtgcaaagcattaatatgtgcccacttctactaATGAAGCTGTCTACCAGCGGAAATGTCCACTGAACTGTAGCAATGTgagcaaatatgtgtcatagggcatgaataccagtaaCAAAGTATAAGGCATTGTTCTCCGCTTTGGAAGCGCTGGACCCGATGTGCATATTGTATAAAGCTGTTAAACACTTTTTCCACCTAACACCGGTTATTGGCTCTAATAAgacatttctgtgttaaaattGTCCCTCGAGGGATTACAAGTAAAAGATTTGACACCGCCTCCGCGTTTTTGAATACAGACTCTTTTCTCTGTGCCTCCTAGATCACAAGGACAGCAAAACTCTGGCAGAAGGAGAACGCCTTCATCTGAAGCTCCACACCACCCAGGATGTGACCGTGGTGTTCCGGGGGAAGGACGGCAAGGCGGGCGAAATTTGGCGGAGGTGGGGCGAGGGTGAGGGCAAGGCCGTCGGCGGCAGGCAGGGACGTCTGGTGGAAAGGGAGGGGGCGCTGATCCTTTCGGAGGTGAAGCTGGAAGATTCGGGGACCTACAGGGTGCTGGACCCTCAGGGGCTGGCCGTTAGCACTCTTCTCCTCACCGTGGAGCCAGGTGAGAAAGACACACATCCTGGAGAAAACTTTAACCACCCAAATGAGATGTTAACTTCATTACCTTTAAACTTTAACTTTTGCTGGGGGGTATTTTTGCACAGGCTTGGTTTCGCCGTGTAGATAGTACAGCGGGGTGacaaagcatcaattgtacagcgctttggatgaaggcgctatataaatgccaaccatttaccttttacggcacttttcacttattttttttaagtcttaCTGTTACACGTTTTATTGTCTTATTGTTTCTGTGGATTGATTGTATTTATtggttgttttattattattttatggattgtttttactgtttgttGACGGTTTTATAAACAGTAGTTCATTTCTTCACTGCTCTCTGTCCTGTTACTGTCTTCACCATTCTCTTATGTCCTAAAAAACGTTTTCCTTTAAAGTGCCTGTACGGTATTCAGGTGGTCCAGTTCTTAAATGTATTAAAGGCATACTCTGCAGGATTTCTACCTTGAGAATATTCTAAAATGACCATGCTTAGGAATATTTATGATGCAGTATGTCCACTCCTTTACCTGTATTTATTATCCTAAATTTGTGTTTGGGACATTTCTGGGCGTGGC encodes the following:
- the LOC133136140 gene encoding uncharacterized protein LOC133136140 isoform X2, whose protein sequence is MLRPLSVWSWASVQCLLLQSLINLSASDPSNIDVFSQVGQEVMLPCHCRSTIDPAKASKHPYLWWETPMESVFELEGPLRFEAPKYRGRVDVRLQGFEEEGNCSLLLQAVRFSDAGLYESFVQAGGRRRRFVRSVELNVRDHKDSKTLAEGERLHLKLHTTQDVTVVFRGKDGKAGEIWRRWGEGEGKAVGGRQGRLVEREGALILSEVKLEDSGTYRVLDPQGLAVSTLLLTVEPEAEPMQPAEREDAHSSAGRASSTSPIISALMLFSYFCLKL
- the LOC133136140 gene encoding uncharacterized protein LOC133136140 isoform X1, whose product is MLDFVFVKFRFHGIRLVSSAVSRVESQSLQTQTDARTQCCVRSAYGAASDPSNIDVFSQVGQEVMLPCHCRSTIDPAKASKHPYLWWETPMESVFELEGPLRFEAPKYRGRVDVRLQGFEEEGNCSLLLQAVRFSDAGLYESFVQAGGRRRRFVRSVELNVRDHKDSKTLAEGERLHLKLHTTQDVTVVFRGKDGKAGEIWRRWGEGEGKAVGGRQGRLVEREGALILSEVKLEDSGTYRVLDPQGLAVSTLLLTVEPEAEPMQPAEREDAHSSAGRASSTSPIISALMLFSYFCLKL
- the LOC133136140 gene encoding uncharacterized protein LOC133136140 isoform X3; translation: MLPCHCRSTIDPAKASKHPYLWWETPMESVFELEGPLRFEAPKYRGRVDVRLQGFEEEGNCSLLLQAVRFSDAGLYESFVQAGGRRRRFVRSVELNVRDHKDSKTLAEGERLHLKLHTTQDVTVVFRGKDGKAGEIWRRWGEGEGKAVGGRQGRLVEREGALILSEVKLEDSGTYRVLDPQGLAVSTLLLTVEPEAEPMQPAEREDAHSSAGRASSTSPIISALMLFSYFCLKL